The following is a genomic window from Candidatus Eisenbacteria bacterium.
CGGCGCCACCGGGTCTTCGTGGACCGAAACCTCCGCATGACGACGGTCCGCGCGATCGGGTTCGATCTCGATCACACGCTGGCCCACTACGATCCGGTTCCCGTGGAGGAGCTGGGATTCGATCTCACGAAGAAGAAGCTCGTCGAGGGAAAGGGCTATCCGCGCGAGATCCTCGATCTCCAGTACGACCCGCAGTGGGTCATCCGCGGGCTCGTCGTCGACCGGAAGCGCGGCAATGTTCTCAAGATGGACTACTTCAACTTCGTCTCCCGCGCCTACCACGGGCTCACCGCGCTCCGCTCCGACGAGCGGCGCCGCGCGTACCGCTCGGACCGGATCCGGCTGGGACACGAGAACTACGTCTCGGTGGACACCCTCTTCCACCTCCCCGAGGTCTATCTCTACGTCGCGCTGATCGACTTCTTCGAGAAGCGCCAGCAGGGCCCCGTTGATTACGAGAAGCTCTACCAGGACGTGCGCGAGATGATCGACGAGGCGCACCGGGACGGGAGCCTGAAGTCGGTCATCACGAGCGACCTCGACCGCTACATCCGCCTCGACCCCGAGGTGCGCACGGTGCTCGAGGAGTTCCGGCGGAGCGGGAAGAAGCTCTTCCTCCTCACGAACAGCGAGTGGAGCTACACGGACAAGCTCATGAGGCACATTCTCCAGCGCGGCAAGGGGGCGCCGGCGCACTGGAGCGATCTCTTCAACGTGGTGATCTGCGAGGCCGCGAAGCCCCAGTTCTTCACCTCGTCGGAGGCGCCGCAGCCCGTGCCGGAGCTCGAGGGCCAGAAGATGGCCGCGATCGTCGGACGCGGCGGCGGAGCGCCGTACCTGCAGCGGGCGCTCTCCTCGACGGGCGAGCACATTCTCTACTTCGGCGACCACACCTACGGGGACATCCTCCAGTCGAAGCGCGTCGCCAGCTGGCGCACGGCCATGATCGTGCCCGAGCTGGACCGCGAGATCACCGTGACCGCCGAGCACGCGCGGGAGTTCGAGCGCCTGTCGCGGCTCTCCGCGGAGCGGCACCAGATCGAGATCCAGAAGGCCGCGATCGGCCGCGAGCTGCGCCGGCTCACCTTGGTGCTTGCCGAGAGCGACGGCACGGATCCCGCGAGGCGCGCCGAGATCGCCGCGCGGATCCAGGAGATCCCCGAGCAGATCCACGAGCTCGAGGCGAGGATCCCCGAGCTGGAGCGGGAGCTGGCGGGATTACGGGTGAAGATCGACCGTGCCTACAATCCCCGGTGGGGATCCCTCTTCCGCGAGGGAAACGAGTCGAGCCGGTTCGGGCACCAGCTCAAGGATTTCGCCTGCGTGTACACGAGCCGCGTC
Proteins encoded in this region:
- a CDS encoding HAD-IG family 5'-nucleotidase, yielding MKPVPGAPGAPPAAAAKHAPAVREPSARALRYREHRIPRRHRVFVDRNLRMTTVRAIGFDLDHTLAHYDPVPVEELGFDLTKKKLVEGKGYPREILDLQYDPQWVIRGLVVDRKRGNVLKMDYFNFVSRAYHGLTALRSDERRRAYRSDRIRLGHENYVSVDTLFHLPEVYLYVALIDFFEKRQQGPVDYEKLYQDVREMIDEAHRDGSLKSVITSDLDRYIRLDPEVRTVLEEFRRSGKKLFLLTNSEWSYTDKLMRHILQRGKGAPAHWSDLFNVVICEAAKPQFFTSSEAPQPVPELEGQKMAAIVGRGGGAPYLQRALSSTGEHILYFGDHTYGDILQSKRVASWRTAMIVPELDREITVTAEHAREFERLSRLSAERHQIEIQKAAIGRELRRLTLVLAESDGTDPARRAEIAARIQEIPEQIHELEARIPELERELAGLRVKIDRAYNPRWGSLFREGNESSRFGHQLKDFACVYTSRVSNFLHYPWNYYFQSPVGYMPHDI